In the Phaeobacter piscinae genome, AGGAAGAGTTTCGCAGCTGGGTCTCAGCCGTGGCTGATTTCGGGGAGGACGCGCTGAAAGCCACCCGTTTGAAGGACTATCGTAAATCCTGATACAAAAAAATCATTCACACTTGAGGTGATCGCGCAAATTAACCATCATGGTAACGGGCCATTAACTTTTTTCCAGCAAGGTTAATTCGACCTGAGGGAAACAGTGTACAGGCGGAGAAAATAATATGCGCATTCTTCTTGTTGAGGATGATCCAACAACGGCGAAGAGCATTGAGTTGATGCTGACTCATGCGAACCTCAACGTTTATTCGACCGATCTCGGTGAAGAGGGGATCGATCTGGCCAAACTTTATGATTACGATCTGATTTTGCTGGATCTTAATCTGCCCGATATGAATGGCCACGAGGTGCTGCGGCAGCTGCGGATGGCCCGTATCGAGACGCCGATCCTGATCCTGTCCGGTGCCGATGACACCGAGAACAAGATCAAGGGCTTTGGCTTTGGGGCCGATGACTATCTGACGAAACCCTTCCATCGCGAGGAACTGGTGGCCCGTATTCACGCCATCATCCGTCGCTCCAAGGGGCATTCGCAATCGATTATCAATACCGGTAAGATTTCTGTTAACCTTGACGCAAAAACTGTCGAGGTTGGTGGCAAGGCCGTGCATCTGACCGGCAAGGAATATCAGATGCTGGAGCTGCTGAGCCTGCGGAAGGGGACCACCCTGACGAAGGAAATGTTCCTCAACCATCTTTATGGTGGCATG is a window encoding:
- the ctrA gene encoding response regulator transcription factor CtrA; protein product: MRILLVEDDPTTAKSIELMLTHANLNVYSTDLGEEGIDLAKLYDYDLILLDLNLPDMNGHEVLRQLRMARIETPILILSGADDTENKIKGFGFGADDYLTKPFHREELVARIHAIIRRSKGHSQSIINTGKISVNLDAKTVEVGGKAVHLTGKEYQMLELLSLRKGTTLTKEMFLNHLYGGMDEPELKIIDVFICKLRKKLSTATGGDNYIETVWGRGYVLRDPQDDQMSGGHRMAVGA